The proteins below are encoded in one region of Xenopus laevis strain J_2021 chromosome 8L, Xenopus_laevis_v10.1, whole genome shotgun sequence:
- the LOC108698509 gene encoding adenosine receptor A1-like, with translation MNSTSSPHVGGISGPSFTITNIPYFVTEVLTAVLSVIGNILICLAVIRDRRLRTVTNYFLLSLAIADILVGAVAVPCAILLDLGVARCSLYCCLFMLCNLMTFSLASIFGLLAVAVERYISIMLPFHYRAFVTPRTSFLVILGTWFLAAITGLLPLMGWRKPFPLNSECLFSSLISESYMVYLIFFGFVIPPLATMLVLYARIFLEIRKQIRQIAEWQVEISRRRRRRRIVVKELRMATSLFIVVFCFVICWLPIHLLNVVHLFFPSCVVPEDVILSAVILSHANSALNPIIYVFRMSSFRRAVEATLSCPCATKAVASRTGSTHVKPIKENTEGNVRNESLPGK, from the coding sequence ATGAATTCTACTTCATCTCCTCATGTGGGTGGCATCTCTGGCCCCAGTTTCAccattaccaacatcccatatTTTGTCACAGAGGTGCTGACTGCTGTGCTTTCTGTGATAGGAAACATTTTGATTTGCTTGGCTGTGATAAGAGACAGAAGGCTTCGTACTGTCACCAAttactttcttctttctttggCCATTGCTGATATCCTAGTTGGAGCTGTGGCTGTCCCCTGTGCCATTCTTCTGGACTTGGGTGTGGCCCGCTGCAGCCTGTACTGCTGCCTTTTCATGCTATGTAACCTCATGACCTTTTCTCTTGCCTCAATCTTTGGACTACTAGCTGTGGCTGTAGAGCGCTACATTTCTATTATGCTCCCCTTCCACTATCGTGCCTTTGTCACTCCTCGGACCTCCTTTCTTGTTATACTTGGTACTTGGTTTCTAGCAGCAATTACAGGGCTCTTGCCACTGATGGGCTGGCGGAAACCATTTCCACTAAACAGCGAATGCCTCTTTAGCAGCCTCATCTCTGAATCATACATGGTCTATCtaatattttttggttttgtcATCCCACCATTAGCAACCATGCTTGTTCTCTATGCTCGTATTTTCCTGGAAATTCGGAAACAGATCCGTCAGATTGCTGAATGGCAGGTAGAAATAAGCAGGAGGAGAAGAAGGCGCCGAATAGTAGTGAAAGAACTACGTATGGCCACATCACTTTTCATTGTAGTCTTCTGTTTTGTCATCTGCTGGCTTCCTATACATCTTTTAAATGTGGTGCACCTATTTTTTCCAAGTTGTGTGGTACCTGAAGACGTAATCCTTTCTGCTGTTATTCTTTCCCATGCCAACTCTGCCCTCAACCCAATCATTTATGTGTTTCGCATGAGTTCATTTCGACGGGCTGTGGAGGCCACCTTGTCCTGCCCTTGTGCCACCAAAGCAGTAGCAAGTAGGACAGGTTCCACCCATGTGAAACCCATAAAAGAGAACACAGAAGGCAATGTTAGGAATGAATCATTACCTGGAAAGTGA